Proteins encoded together in one Nitrospirota bacterium window:
- a CDS encoding dicarboxylate/amino acid:cation symporter produces MMEATPRGIPLPLYTQVLIAVTCGALLGVVFGQEPYLGGLRNEQLGRLGLLVVTLLKMLAIPLIFFAILDALIRTSLPMRQGGKLLVICLVNVSVAMAIGLVLMNTWQPGLTWYGHVDELLHLVPGSPPSAVNLAAVQAGSQSPIEYLASYIPRTILAPFSSNNIIGIVLLALAIGALLRRLRDTADQGSGTIHALTRTIERIYGWLVQMLGWIILAVPLAVFGVVAQVVGKAGIGVFTVLWIFLAAMLLGLAIHALLYYPLVAWLVGKKSPKIYLGQGADAIMTAMSCNSSLATVPVTLRCLERMQVSPQSARLAACVGTNLNNDGITLYEAMAALFLAQALGFELPMANQVLIVVASIIAGAGVAGIPEAGLIVLPLVLSAAGLPPQVIVAAIPLIMTVDWIIARARSGVNVMSDMLVAILLDAGYVPPAIEPGVAQSQAESSSAPQPS; encoded by the coding sequence ATGATGGAAGCCACTCCACGCGGGATTCCTCTACCGCTCTATACGCAAGTGCTCATTGCCGTGACGTGCGGCGCGCTGCTGGGCGTCGTCTTCGGTCAAGAACCCTATCTGGGCGGTCTGCGCAATGAGCAGCTAGGCCGGCTCGGGCTGCTCGTCGTCACGCTCCTCAAGATGCTCGCCATCCCTCTGATCTTCTTTGCGATCCTCGATGCACTGATCCGTACGAGCCTTCCGATGCGTCAGGGGGGCAAGTTGCTCGTCATTTGCCTCGTCAATGTCTCCGTGGCCATGGCGATCGGTCTCGTCTTGATGAATACCTGGCAGCCGGGCCTGACCTGGTACGGTCACGTCGATGAGTTACTGCACCTCGTGCCCGGTTCCCCGCCGTCGGCAGTCAACCTTGCGGCAGTGCAAGCCGGGTCGCAGAGTCCAATCGAGTATCTCGCATCCTATATTCCCCGCACGATCCTGGCGCCGTTTTCCAGCAACAACATCATCGGCATCGTGCTTCTTGCCTTAGCGATCGGTGCTCTGCTTCGCCGTTTGCGGGATACTGCCGACCAGGGAAGCGGGACAATCCATGCCCTGACGCGAACTATTGAGCGTATCTATGGCTGGCTCGTGCAGATGCTGGGCTGGATCATCCTCGCCGTGCCGCTCGCGGTCTTCGGGGTGGTGGCGCAGGTCGTCGGGAAGGCCGGCATCGGCGTCTTCACCGTCCTCTGGATTTTTCTCGCAGCCATGCTCCTGGGGCTCGCCATCCACGCGCTCCTGTACTATCCGCTTGTGGCTTGGCTGGTGGGGAAGAAGTCGCCGAAGATCTACCTGGGGCAGGGGGCCGATGCGATTATGACCGCCATGTCCTGTAACAGCAGCCTCGCCACCGTGCCGGTTACGCTCCGGTGTCTCGAACGTATGCAGGTCTCGCCTCAATCGGCGCGCCTCGCGGCCTGTGTCGGTACGAATCTCAATAACGACGGCATCACCCTCTATGAAGCGATGGCTGCCCTCTTTCTCGCCCAAGCGCTGGGTTTTGAACTGCCAATGGCGAATCAGGTCTTGATCGTCGTGGCCTCGATCATCGCGGGGGCCGGCGTGGCCGGCATTCCGGAAGCCGGGCTGATCGTCTTGCCGCTTGTCCTCTCAGCCGCAGGTTTGCCGCCTCAGGTCATCGTCGCGGCCATTCCACTCATCATGACGGTGGACTGGATCATCGCTCGAGCCAGGTCTGGTGTGAATGTGATGAGCGACATGCTGGTGGCCATCCTCCTCGATGCGGGGTATGTCCCGCCCGCTATCGAGCCAGGTGTGGCTCAATCCCAAGCCGAAAGCTCCTCTGCACCGCAGCCGTCCTAA
- a CDS encoding DUF4112 domain-containing protein: MQLGRTVAEPISPLTPEAPALDPQREAMLAMADLLAKILDTTVKIPGTPFYLGLDPLLGLIPGIGDLLANLMGTVILGLAARLQVPQIVIARMSLNLLINGTVGAIPVVGDLFSVWFRSHARNAELLRRAAIEPYRETRQARLYVAGIIGGTAMLLLLAIALVLWIVVKLWAAIAL, from the coding sequence ATGCAGCTCGGTCGCACCGTGGCTGAGCCAATCTCACCTCTGACTCCGGAGGCACCGGCTCTCGATCCGCAACGAGAGGCCATGCTGGCGATGGCCGACCTCTTGGCCAAGATCCTGGATACCACCGTCAAAATTCCCGGCACACCCTTCTATCTCGGCCTCGATCCCTTGCTCGGGCTCATCCCAGGAATCGGCGATTTACTGGCCAATCTTATGGGGACCGTCATCCTGGGGTTGGCTGCTCGTCTACAAGTTCCGCAGATCGTCATCGCCCGCATGAGCTTGAATCTCCTCATCAATGGAACGGTCGGAGCGATTCCCGTTGTCGGCGATCTCTTTTCCGTCTGGTTCAGGAGTCACGCCAGAAACGCCGAACTATTACGCCGCGCTGCGATAGAGCCCTATCGAGAAACCAGGCAGGCCAGGCTCTATGTGGCCGGCATCATCGGCGGGACTGCCATGTTGTTGCTACTCGCCATTGCACTTGTCCTTTGGATCGTCGTGAAGCTCTGGGCCGCAATCGCTCTGTAA
- a CDS encoding CoA-binding protein has product MSDADERTITSILKDCHTIAVVGLSSNPARPSFGVASYMQAQGYRVFPVNPNETTVLGEPAFPSLAVVPGAIDLVNIFRKSEEVLPIVEEAIARGAKAIWMQEGVVNEAATHRAEQAGLLVVMDRCWLKEHAARSHRG; this is encoded by the coding sequence ATGAGCGACGCCGATGAGAGGACGATCACCAGCATTCTCAAGGACTGCCACACCATCGCGGTGGTGGGACTCTCCTCGAATCCGGCGCGGCCCTCTTTTGGGGTGGCGAGCTACATGCAGGCGCAAGGCTATCGAGTGTTCCCCGTGAACCCGAACGAAACCACAGTCCTTGGCGAGCCGGCGTTCCCATCACTCGCCGTTGTGCCAGGCGCCATCGATCTGGTGAATATCTTCAGGAAGTCGGAAGAAGTCCTTCCAATCGTTGAGGAAGCGATTGCGCGTGGCGCTAAAGCCATTTGGATGCAAGAGGGGGTTGTGAATGAAGCCGCTACGCACCGGGCAGAGCAAGCGGGCCTTCTCGTCGTGATGGACCGTTGTTGGCTCAAAGAACATGCAGCTCGGTCGCACCGTGGCTGA